The Cronobacter sakazakii genome has a window encoding:
- a CDS encoding recombinase family protein, whose amino-acid sequence MRAFIYCRVSTREQDTQNQVLAIERAGYTVPESRVISEDISGSVQAMQRPKFRAMVEHKLEAGDQLVVLKLDRLGRDNIDVQQTIDMLLERGVKVVSLDLPAHDLTSSEGTLIRHMFGAFAEFERNRIRERTLDGLEKAKVNGVKLGRKEATDTTQKVQELRSEGLSQSKVAKRLGVSVSTVKRHWNKGEG is encoded by the coding sequence ATGAGGGCTTTTATCTACTGCCGCGTTTCAACACGCGAGCAGGATACGCAGAATCAGGTGCTGGCTATTGAGCGTGCCGGGTACACGGTGCCTGAGAGCAGGGTAATCAGCGAGGACATTTCCGGCAGCGTTCAGGCTATGCAGCGCCCTAAGTTTCGGGCGATGGTTGAGCACAAGCTGGAAGCGGGAGATCAGCTTGTCGTGCTGAAATTGGACAGGCTGGGGCGTGACAACATCGATGTGCAGCAGACCATCGACATGCTGTTAGAACGCGGCGTGAAGGTGGTGTCTCTTGACCTGCCAGCGCACGACCTGACTTCATCCGAAGGCACGTTAATCAGACACATGTTCGGAGCCTTTGCGGAGTTCGAGCGGAACCGTATCCGTGAGAGGACACTGGACGGGCTGGAGAAAGCGAAAGTCAATGGCGTTAAGCTGGGACGCAAGGAAGCCACCGACACCACTCAAAAGGTGCAGGAGCTGCGGAGTGAGGGGCTGTCTCAATCGAAGGTAGCGAAGCGTCTCGGCGTTAGCGTGAGCACCGTTAAACGCCACTGGAACAAGGGCGAGGGGTGA
- a CDS encoding DUF3800 domain-containing protein produces the protein MEYVAFGDESGTTGSDRCYGIGLLCVRKDTLHIFNERVQKLKDKYGIVGELKWSKIKNSAGQANICIELLAMVLKNSCCFHSIIVVKNMYNNWQMDRELAFYQTYTMLVKNVAKQIKSDVEVIIDQKIDKYKKNDEVTGIIANRMLARAGIKTLVKSVTMHDSKHHLGLQVVDILTGAVNSGYMKYLNPRLELSVAKELAFERMAALLGWDVFHYDTFPNKDFNIWHFPQEMRAMPGSKSIRPDYSVPLVKREELA, from the coding sequence ATGGAATACGTGGCCTTTGGTGATGAGAGTGGTACGACAGGAAGTGACCGCTGTTACGGCATTGGTTTGCTGTGTGTTCGTAAAGACACACTGCATATCTTTAATGAGCGCGTTCAGAAGCTGAAAGACAAGTACGGTATTGTCGGTGAGTTGAAGTGGTCGAAGATTAAGAACAGCGCAGGGCAGGCAAACATCTGCATTGAGCTGCTGGCAATGGTGCTCAAGAACTCATGCTGCTTTCACTCGATTATCGTTGTGAAGAACATGTACAACAACTGGCAGATGGATAGAGAGCTGGCTTTTTACCAGACGTACACGATGCTTGTTAAGAACGTTGCTAAGCAGATTAAGAGTGATGTTGAAGTCATCATTGATCAGAAGATTGATAAGTACAAAAAGAACGATGAAGTAACGGGTATTATTGCTAACCGCATGCTAGCTAGAGCCGGGATAAAGACGTTGGTTAAGTCGGTGACGATGCACGATTCTAAGCACCATCTGGGATTGCAGGTGGTGGACATCCTGACGGGGGCTGTGAACTCTGGGTATATGAAGTATCTGAATCCACGGTTAGAACTGTCGGTGGCTAAAGAACTTGCCTTCGAGCGGATGGCTGCTTTGCTTGGCTGGGATGTGTTTCATTACGATACGTTCCCGAATAAGGATTTCAATATTTGGCACTTCCCGCAAGAGATGCGAGCTATGCCGGGTTCCAAGAGTATTCGTCCAGATTACAGCGTTCCGCTGGTTAAGCGGGAAGAGCTGGCCTAA
- the ahr gene encoding NADPH-dependent aldehyde reductase Ahr — MTIIKSYAAHEAGAELELYEYDAGELKPEDVEVEVEYCGICHSDLSMIDNEWGISAYPLIAGHEVIGRVSSLGGSAQNKGLKVGQRVGIGWTASSCEHCDACISGNQVNCQHGSVPTILNRGGFANKIRANWQWVIPMPEGIDAASAGPLLCGGITVFKPLLMHHITATSRVGVIGIGGLGHIAIKLLRAMGCEVTAFSSNPSKEQEILAMGADKVVNSRDPQALQALAGQFDLIINTVNVSLDWMPYFQALAWGGNFHTVGAVMKPFEVPAFSLIMGDRSVTGSATGSPHELRSLMKLAARAKVAPQTEEFPMSRINEALQHVRDGKARYRVVLKADF; from the coding sequence ATGACCATCATCAAAAGTTACGCCGCGCACGAAGCTGGCGCAGAGCTTGAACTCTATGAGTACGACGCAGGCGAACTGAAGCCTGAGGATGTGGAGGTTGAGGTTGAGTACTGCGGCATCTGCCACTCCGATCTCTCGATGATCGATAACGAATGGGGCATTTCAGCGTATCCGCTGATTGCGGGCCACGAGGTGATTGGCCGCGTCAGTTCACTGGGTGGCAGCGCGCAGAACAAGGGCCTGAAAGTGGGCCAGCGCGTCGGTATCGGCTGGACGGCGTCAAGCTGTGAGCACTGCGACGCCTGTATCAGCGGCAACCAGGTGAACTGTCAGCACGGCAGCGTGCCGACCATTCTGAACCGCGGCGGTTTCGCCAATAAAATTCGCGCGAACTGGCAGTGGGTGATCCCGATGCCGGAAGGCATCGACGCCGCGTCCGCCGGTCCGCTGCTGTGCGGCGGCATCACGGTGTTCAAACCGTTGCTGATGCATCACATCACCGCCACCAGCCGCGTCGGCGTTATTGGCATCGGTGGTCTCGGCCATATCGCCATCAAGCTGCTGCGCGCGATGGGCTGCGAAGTGACGGCGTTCAGCTCGAATCCGTCTAAAGAGCAAGAGATCCTGGCGATGGGCGCGGATAAAGTGGTGAACAGCCGCGATCCGCAAGCGCTTCAGGCACTGGCCGGTCAGTTCGATCTGATTATCAACACGGTGAATGTGTCGCTCGACTGGATGCCGTACTTCCAGGCGCTGGCCTGGGGCGGGAATTTCCATACCGTCGGCGCGGTGATGAAGCCGTTCGAAGTACCGGCGTTTTCGCTCATTATGGGCGATCGCAGCGTCACCGGCTCCGCGACCGGCTCGCCGCACGAGCTGCGCTCGCTGATGAAGCTGGCGGCGCGCGCCAAAGTGGCACCGCAAACCGAAGAGTTCCCGATGTCCCGTATCAACGAGGCGCTGCAACACGTGCGCGATGGTAAAGCGCGCTACCGCGTGGTGCTGAAAGCGGATTTCTGA
- a CDS encoding DnaJ-like cysteine-rich domain-containing protein, which produces MKDAWLAACDTTIQNFVRDSTRLEPGELSVVPVDYIDFHYQISLRLIFNVRTDTATQAGRVSAGLNTDVCHSRTEYERALQAQTSAILARDKTLDDARASLLSRPYGDWKSEEVVYLHPMQVCLTENCNNCHGSGSVNCGQCHGSGKTSCYGCGGSGQVMRQRSYYDHYTKQNRTENYYESCPTCYGGRVTCNGCGGSGNKQCSPCSGTGMISHITSLKATATPDYQLVYPQADVPEYIREGLYKAGVPSLGSYGPVALMDNDVDYARRDVHVLYDANVPFGRMESPLPEAGEEPIRWILYGVTPHILDAGHVLQALLKNDLDMLVRQATPGKRRNPRVGAASRKTVQTFMESEAHQAMLIEHSRGKRGDALREALNRAFATPYLNEALESLGSLVSAVQRWSLAKWSLFTALMMYLLLPVVTTWQRQGMMNVDTGRIYLTAPGHINGVWNVEVGLKGIAMVHGIPMLCIALVGTLVGYLWRSHWLNRQFGKPLTAWGKQQGRLRSRWLLGAVLSMAIATALLLVAPVWISQDEMLYGVVPVHELIQKVAELRQ; this is translated from the coding sequence ATGAAAGACGCCTGGCTTGCCGCCTGCGATACCACCATCCAGAACTTCGTCCGCGACTCCACGCGCCTTGAGCCGGGTGAGCTTAGCGTCGTGCCTGTCGACTATATCGATTTCCACTACCAGATAAGCCTGCGGCTGATTTTTAATGTCCGCACCGACACGGCAACCCAGGCGGGGCGGGTCTCCGCGGGCCTTAATACTGATGTCTGCCACTCGCGCACGGAGTACGAGCGCGCCTTACAGGCGCAGACCAGCGCCATCCTCGCCCGCGATAAAACGCTGGATGACGCGCGGGCGTCGCTGCTCTCACGGCCTTACGGCGACTGGAAAAGCGAAGAGGTGGTCTATCTTCACCCAATGCAGGTCTGCCTGACGGAAAACTGCAACAACTGTCACGGCAGCGGTTCGGTCAACTGCGGCCAGTGCCACGGCTCCGGAAAAACGTCCTGCTATGGCTGCGGCGGCAGCGGTCAGGTGATGCGCCAGCGCAGCTATTACGACCATTACACCAAACAAAACCGCACCGAAAACTACTACGAGAGCTGCCCCACCTGTTACGGCGGCAGGGTGACCTGTAACGGCTGCGGCGGCTCCGGCAACAAACAATGCTCACCGTGTAGCGGCACCGGGATGATTTCACACATTACGTCGCTGAAAGCGACCGCCACGCCGGACTACCAGCTCGTTTACCCGCAGGCGGACGTGCCGGAGTATATCCGCGAGGGATTATACAAGGCAGGCGTGCCGTCGCTCGGCAGTTACGGCCCCGTTGCGCTGATGGATAACGATGTCGATTACGCGCGCCGCGACGTGCATGTTCTCTATGACGCGAACGTGCCCTTTGGCCGAATGGAGAGCCCGCTGCCGGAAGCGGGCGAAGAGCCGATTCGCTGGATCCTCTACGGCGTGACGCCGCATATTCTCGACGCCGGGCACGTATTGCAGGCGCTGCTGAAAAACGATCTCGATATGCTGGTGCGCCAGGCGACGCCGGGCAAACGGCGCAACCCGCGGGTAGGGGCCGCCAGCCGTAAAACGGTGCAGACGTTTATGGAATCGGAAGCGCACCAGGCGATGCTTATCGAACATAGTCGCGGCAAGCGGGGCGACGCGCTGCGTGAAGCGCTCAACCGCGCCTTCGCCACGCCGTATCTTAACGAGGCGCTCGAAAGCCTCGGCAGTCTGGTCAGCGCGGTACAGCGCTGGTCGCTGGCGAAGTGGAGTCTATTTACCGCGCTGATGATGTATCTGCTACTGCCGGTAGTAACGACCTGGCAGCGGCAGGGAATGATGAACGTCGATACCGGGCGCATTTACCTGACGGCACCCGGCCATATCAATGGCGTGTGGAACGTGGAAGTCGGGCTAAAGGGTATCGCGATGGTGCATGGCATACCAATGCTATGCATCGCGCTGGTCGGCACGCTGGTGGGGTATCTGTGGCGAAGCCACTGGCTGAACCGCCAGTTCGGCAAGCCGCTCACCGCGTGGGGCAAACAGCAAGGGCGGTTGCGTAGCCGATGGCTGCTCGGCGCGGTGCTGTCGATGGCTATCGCCACCGCGCTGCTGCTGGTGGCTCCGGTCTGGATCTCGCAGGACGAGATGCTCTATGGCGTGGTGCCGGTGCATGAGTTGATTCAGAAAGTGGCGGAGTTAAGGCAGTAA
- a CDS encoding dihydroxyacetone kinase subunit DhaK, with product MSRFFFDDRKRLINDAVDGLILSARHQNLTRLDIDPAIRIVARRDWDKSKVAVISGGGSGHEPAHAGFVGKGMLTAAVCGDLFASPSVDAVLNAIVAVTGDHGCLLIVKNYTGDRLNFGLAAEKAKRHGLKVEMVIVSDDVALPDNKQPRGIAGTALVHKIAGFAAEQGKSLSDVRALAQQASDAVKSLGVALQTCSLPGSTEDGRIKQGEAELGLGIHGEPGASTIGTQNSREIVATLVESLTAQVPADARLAVLINNLGGTSALEMALLTRELSRSALKDRIDWLIGPAPLVSALDMKGFSLSLLPLNDIFTEALNAPVETAGWIVPVAFGEPHAQSLPLVRDSVEATPSDNPHVRRLLDRATAALIAQEAHLNALDAKVGDGDTGSTFAEGARDIAQKLANNQLPQNDAAALLQLIGERLATVMGGSSGVLMSIFFTAAGQKVADGAALPDALLAGLAQMKHYGGAAPGDRTLIDALQPALEALRDKGIAAAAQAAEQGAKATAQMGQARAGRSSYVGSDNLAGVEDPGAVAVAGVFKAITQGG from the coding sequence ATGTCCAGATTCTTTTTTGACGACCGTAAACGCCTTATCAACGACGCCGTTGACGGGCTTATCCTCAGCGCCCGCCACCAAAACCTCACCCGCCTTGATATCGACCCGGCGATTCGCATCGTGGCCCGCCGCGACTGGGATAAAAGCAAAGTCGCGGTGATCTCCGGCGGCGGCTCCGGCCATGAGCCCGCGCACGCAGGTTTTGTGGGTAAGGGAATGCTCACTGCCGCCGTCTGCGGCGATCTCTTTGCCTCGCCGAGCGTGGATGCCGTACTGAACGCCATTGTGGCGGTGACGGGCGACCACGGCTGTCTGCTCATCGTGAAAAACTACACCGGCGACCGGCTGAACTTCGGCCTGGCGGCGGAGAAAGCCAAACGCCACGGGCTGAAAGTGGAGATGGTGATCGTCTCCGACGACGTCGCGCTGCCGGATAACAAACAGCCGCGCGGCATCGCCGGCACGGCGCTGGTGCATAAAATCGCCGGTTTCGCCGCCGAACAGGGCAAATCGTTAAGCGACGTGCGCGCGCTGGCGCAGCAGGCGAGCGACGCGGTGAAAAGCCTCGGCGTGGCGCTGCAGACCTGTAGTCTGCCGGGCAGCACCGAAGACGGGCGTATCAAACAGGGCGAGGCGGAACTGGGGCTTGGCATTCACGGCGAGCCCGGTGCCAGCACTATCGGCACCCAGAACAGCCGGGAAATTGTGGCGACGCTGGTGGAGAGCCTGACAGCGCAGGTGCCCGCCGACGCGCGCCTAGCGGTGCTGATCAATAACCTCGGCGGCACGTCTGCGTTGGAGATGGCGCTGCTGACCCGTGAGCTGTCGCGCTCGGCGCTGAAAGACCGCATCGACTGGCTTATCGGCCCCGCGCCGCTCGTGAGCGCGCTCGACATGAAAGGTTTTTCGCTCTCTTTGTTGCCGCTCAACGACATTTTCACAGAGGCGCTGAACGCGCCGGTGGAGACCGCAGGCTGGATAGTGCCGGTGGCGTTCGGCGAGCCGCACGCGCAGTCGCTCCCGCTGGTGCGTGACAGCGTTGAGGCCACGCCTTCCGATAATCCACACGTGCGCAGGCTTCTGGACCGCGCCACGGCCGCGCTTATCGCGCAGGAAGCGCACCTTAACGCGCTTGATGCGAAAGTGGGCGACGGCGATACCGGCTCCACCTTTGCTGAAGGCGCGCGGGATATCGCGCAGAAGCTTGCGAATAATCAGTTGCCGCAGAACGACGCCGCCGCGCTGTTGCAGCTCATCGGCGAGCGTCTTGCGACGGTGATGGGCGGCTCCAGCGGCGTTCTGATGTCGATTTTCTTTACCGCCGCCGGGCAGAAGGTGGCCGATGGCGCCGCGCTGCCCGACGCGCTGCTGGCGGGTCTGGCGCAGATGAAGCATTACGGCGGCGCGGCCCCAGGCGATCGGACGCTCATCGACGCCCTGCAACCGGCGCTGGAAGCGTTAAGAGACAAAGGGATTGCCGCCGCCGCGCAGGCCGCGGAGCAGGGCGCAAAAGCCACCGCGCAGATGGGCCAGGCCAGAGCCGGGCGCTCGTCCTATGTGGGGAGCGATAACCTCGCAGGAGTGGAAGATCCGGGCGCCGTGGCGGTCGCAGGCGTGTTTAAGGCGATAACCCAGGGGGGTTAA
- the lptG gene encoding LPS export ABC transporter permease LptG, with translation MLGFSVLDRYIGRTIFNTIMMTLFMLVSLSGIIKFVDQLKKTGEGSYTALGAGTYTLLSVPKDIQIFFPMAALLGALLGLGMLAQRSELVVMQASGFTRMQVAASVMKTAIPLVIFTMAIGEWVAPQGEQMARNLRAQQMYGGSLLSTQQGMWAKDGNNFVYIERVKGENELGGISIYAFNDKRRLESVRYAANAKFDAEHKLWRLSQVDESNLKNPQQITGSQTLTGTWKTNLTPDKLGVVALDPDALSISGLRNYVKYLKASGQDASRYQLNMWSKIFQPLSVAVMMLMALSFIFGPLRSVPMGVRVVTGISFGFIFYVLDQIFGPLSLVYGIPPIIGALLPSASFFLISLWLLMKRA, from the coding sequence ATGCTGGGATTTAGCGTTCTCGACCGGTATATCGGCAGAACAATTTTCAACACCATAATGATGACGCTGTTCATGCTGGTGTCGCTGTCGGGCATTATCAAATTCGTCGATCAGCTGAAAAAGACCGGCGAAGGCAGCTACACCGCGCTTGGCGCGGGGACATACACGCTGCTGAGCGTGCCGAAAGATATCCAGATCTTCTTCCCGATGGCCGCGCTGCTTGGCGCGCTGTTGGGGTTAGGGATGCTGGCGCAGCGTAGCGAGCTGGTCGTTATGCAGGCCTCCGGCTTTACCCGTATGCAGGTGGCCGCCTCCGTGATGAAAACCGCCATTCCGCTGGTTATCTTCACGATGGCTATCGGCGAATGGGTGGCACCGCAGGGCGAGCAGATGGCCCGTAACCTGCGTGCGCAGCAGATGTATGGCGGTTCGCTGCTCTCGACCCAGCAGGGGATGTGGGCAAAAGACGGCAATAATTTTGTGTATATCGAACGCGTAAAAGGCGAAAACGAGCTGGGCGGTATCAGCATCTACGCCTTTAACGATAAGCGTCGTCTGGAATCGGTCCGCTACGCCGCCAACGCGAAGTTTGACGCTGAACACAAGCTGTGGCGTCTGTCGCAGGTGGATGAGTCAAATCTCAAAAACCCGCAGCAGATAACCGGCTCCCAGACGCTGACCGGCACCTGGAAAACTAACCTGACGCCGGACAAGCTCGGCGTCGTGGCGCTGGATCCAGACGCGCTGTCGATAAGCGGGCTGCGTAATTACGTCAAGTATCTGAAAGCGAGCGGCCAGGACGCCAGCCGTTATCAGCTCAACATGTGGAGCAAAATCTTCCAGCCGCTCTCTGTGGCGGTGATGATGCTGATGGCGCTGTCGTTTATCTTCGGGCCGCTGCGCAGCGTGCCGATGGGCGTGCGCGTCGTAACGGGTATCAGCTTCGGCTTTATCTTCTACGTGCTGGACCAAATCTTCGGGCCGCTGAGCCTGGTGTACGGCATTCCGCCGATTATCGGCGCGCTGCTGCCGAGCGCCAGCTTCTTCCTGATAAGCCTCTGGCTGCTGATGAAACGCGCCTGA
- the lptF gene encoding LPS export ABC transporter permease LptF codes for MIIIRYLVRETLKSQLAILFILLLIFFCQKLVRILGAAVDGDIPTNLVLSLLGLGVPEMAQLILPLSLFLALLMTLGRLYTESEITVMHACGLSKAVLVKAAMVLALLTGIVAAVNVMWAGPWSSRHQDEVLAEAKANPGMAALAQGQFQQATDGNAVLFIESVNGSKFNDVFLAQLRPKGNARPSVVVADSGELSQRKDGSQVVTLNQGTRFEGTAMLRDFRITDFKDYKAIIGHQAVALDPDDAEQMDMKTLWQANSKSARAEFHWRLTLVFAVIVMALMVVPLSVVNPRQGRVLSMLPAMLLYLIFFLLQTSLRSNGAKGKLDPLIWMWAVNLLYLALAVALNLWDTVPMRRIRARFARRGVIDAGI; via the coding sequence GTGATAATCATAAGATATCTGGTTCGGGAGACGCTCAAAAGCCAACTGGCGATTTTGTTCATCCTGCTACTGATCTTCTTCTGCCAGAAACTGGTGAGAATTCTTGGCGCGGCGGTGGACGGCGATATTCCGACAAACCTCGTGCTTTCGCTCCTTGGCCTGGGCGTGCCCGAAATGGCGCAACTTATCCTGCCGTTAAGCTTGTTCCTCGCGCTATTGATGACGCTTGGCAGGCTCTATACCGAAAGTGAAATCACCGTCATGCACGCCTGCGGGCTGAGTAAAGCGGTGCTGGTGAAAGCCGCGATGGTGCTCGCGCTGCTGACCGGCATTGTCGCTGCGGTGAACGTGATGTGGGCAGGGCCGTGGTCGTCGCGCCATCAGGACGAAGTGCTCGCGGAGGCGAAAGCCAACCCCGGCATGGCGGCGCTCGCGCAGGGGCAGTTCCAGCAGGCGACCGACGGTAACGCGGTGCTGTTTATCGAAAGCGTGAACGGCAGCAAATTCAATGATGTCTTCCTGGCGCAGCTGCGCCCGAAAGGCAACGCGCGTCCTTCTGTGGTTGTCGCCGATTCCGGCGAACTCTCGCAGCGTAAGGACGGCTCGCAGGTGGTGACGCTCAATCAGGGCACCCGCTTTGAAGGCACCGCGATGCTGCGCGATTTCCGTATCACGGATTTTAAAGATTATAAGGCGATCATTGGCCACCAGGCCGTCGCGCTGGACCCGGACGACGCCGAGCAGATGGACATGAAAACGCTCTGGCAGGCTAACTCCAAATCGGCGCGCGCCGAGTTTCACTGGCGTCTGACGCTGGTGTTCGCGGTCATCGTGATGGCGCTGATGGTCGTGCCGCTCTCGGTGGTCAACCCGCGTCAGGGCCGCGTGCTCTCGATGCTGCCCGCGATGCTGCTTTATCTTATCTTCTTCCTGCTCCAGACTTCGCTGCGCTCCAACGGCGCGAAAGGCAAGCTTGATCCGCTGATCTGGATGTGGGCCGTTAACCTGCTTTATCTGGCGCTGGCCGTGGCGCTGAACCTGTGGGACACGGTGCCAATGCGCCGCATCCGCGCCCGCTTTGCTCGTCGGGGAGTGATCGATGCTGGGATTTAG
- the pepA gene encoding leucyl aminopeptidase — protein sequence MEFSVKSGSPEKQRSACIVVGVFEPRRLSPIAEQLDKISDGYISALLRRGELEGKPGQTLLLHHVPNVLSERILLIGCGKERELDERQYKQVIQKTINTLNDTGSMEAVCFLTELHVKGRNTYWKVRQAVETAKETLYSFDQLKTNKSEPRRPLRKMVFNVPTRRELTSGERAIQHGLAIASGIKAAKDLGNMPPNICNAAYLASQARQLADSFSKNVVTRVIGEQQMKELGMHSYLAVGEGSQNESLMSVIEYKGSSEPDARPIVLVGKGLTFDSGGISIKPSEGMDEMKYDMCGAAAVYGVMRMVAELNLPVNVTGILAGCENMPGGRAYRPGDVLTTMSGQTVEVLNTDAEGRLVLCDVLTYVERFDPEVVIDVATLTGACVIALGHHITGLMSNHNPLAHELISASEQAGDRAWRLPLADEFQEQLESNFADMANIGGRPGGAITAGCFLSRFTRKYNWAHLDIAGTAWRSGKAKGATGRPVALLSQFLLNRAGFNGEE from the coding sequence ATGGAGTTCAGTGTAAAAAGCGGGAGCCCGGAAAAACAGCGCAGTGCCTGCATTGTTGTAGGCGTCTTTGAGCCGCGCCGTCTCTCTCCCATCGCCGAACAACTCGATAAAATCAGCGACGGCTATATCAGCGCCTTGCTGCGTCGCGGTGAGCTGGAGGGCAAACCGGGCCAGACCTTGTTGCTTCATCACGTTCCGAATGTGTTGTCAGAACGTATCCTGCTTATCGGCTGCGGCAAAGAGCGCGAGCTGGATGAGCGTCAGTATAAGCAGGTGATTCAGAAAACCATTAATACTCTGAATGATACCGGATCGATGGAAGCGGTTTGCTTCCTGACCGAGCTGCACGTCAAAGGCCGCAACACGTACTGGAAAGTGCGCCAGGCGGTAGAGACGGCGAAAGAGACGCTCTACAGCTTCGATCAGTTAAAGACGAACAAGAGCGAGCCGCGTCGTCCGCTGCGCAAAATGGTGTTCAACGTGCCGACCCGCCGTGAACTCACCAGCGGCGAGCGTGCGATCCAGCACGGTCTGGCGATCGCTTCCGGTATTAAAGCGGCCAAAGATCTGGGCAATATGCCGCCGAACATCTGTAACGCCGCCTACCTCGCCTCGCAGGCGCGCCAGCTGGCCGACTCCTTTAGCAAAAACGTCGTCACCCGCGTGATTGGCGAACAGCAAATGAAAGAGTTGGGCATGCATTCGTACCTCGCGGTGGGCGAAGGCTCGCAGAACGAATCCCTGATGTCGGTGATTGAATATAAAGGCAGCAGCGAGCCGGACGCCCGTCCGATTGTGCTGGTGGGCAAAGGGCTGACCTTTGACTCCGGCGGCATCTCGATTAAACCGTCCGAAGGGATGGACGAGATGAAATATGACATGTGCGGCGCGGCGGCGGTGTACGGCGTGATGCGCATGGTGGCTGAGCTGAACCTGCCGGTGAACGTGACCGGTATTCTGGCGGGCTGTGAAAACATGCCAGGCGGACGCGCGTATCGTCCGGGCGACGTGCTGACAACCATGTCCGGCCAGACGGTGGAAGTGCTGAATACCGACGCCGAAGGCCGTCTGGTGCTGTGCGATGTGCTGACGTATGTCGAGCGCTTCGACCCGGAAGTGGTCATCGATGTGGCGACGCTGACCGGCGCGTGCGTGATTGCGCTTGGCCATCACATCACCGGGCTAATGTCGAACCACAACCCGCTGGCGCATGAGCTTATCAGCGCGTCCGAGCAGGCGGGCGACCGCGCCTGGCGTCTGCCGCTGGCGGACGAGTTCCAGGAGCAGCTGGAGTCGAACTTCGCGGATATGGCGAATATCGGTGGCCGCCCTGGCGGCGCGATTACCGCCGGGTGTTTCCTGTCGCGCTTTACGCGTAAATATAACTGGGCGCACCTGGATATCGCCGGCACCGCCTGGCGCTCCGGCAAGGCGAAGGGCGCGACCGGCCGCCCGGTTGCGCTGCTGTCGCAGTTCCTGCTAAACCGCGCCGGGTTTAACGGCGAAGAGTAA
- a CDS encoding DNA polymerase III subunit chi — MKNATFYLLDNDDTADGLSAVEQLVCDVAAARWRAGKRILIACVDEAQATRIDEALWKRDPDSFVPHNLAGEGPRGGAPVEIAWPQKRGSSPRELLISLLPEFAAFATAFYEVVDFVPYDESQKQLARERYKAYRAAGFHLTTATFTAPGTTQ, encoded by the coding sequence ATGAAGAACGCAACGTTTTACCTGCTGGACAACGACGACACCGCCGACGGCCTGAGCGCCGTCGAACAACTGGTGTGCGACGTTGCCGCTGCGCGCTGGCGCGCAGGGAAACGCATCCTGATTGCCTGCGTCGACGAAGCCCAAGCCACCCGCATCGACGAAGCGCTCTGGAAGCGCGACCCGGACAGCTTCGTGCCGCACAATCTCGCAGGTGAAGGGCCGCGCGGCGGCGCGCCGGTGGAAATAGCCTGGCCGCAAAAACGCGGCAGCAGCCCGCGGGAGCTTCTGATAAGCCTGCTGCCGGAATTCGCAGCTTTTGCCACTGCTTTCTATGAAGTGGTAGACTTCGTACCTTACGACGAATCCCAGAAACAACTGGCGCGCGAACGCTACAAAGCCTATCGCGCCGCCGGTTTCCACTTGACCACGGCCACCTTCACGGCGCCCGGAACGACACAGTAG